The DNA region ctaggggttactcggtctgctgaaggcccatggtcaaggcacatatgagaaagcaatcaatgaacaactaaggtgtcgcaacgaaaaactgatgattgatgcttctcatctctctcagttcctgtctgtctatccctctctctgactctctttaaaagaaaaaaagaactagacaGAGTAAAGGAAACTTTCAGAGATGAGTTTTactcaaagaaaatttaaaattggaCTGAccagtgttggtgcagtggataaaatgttgacctggaatgaagtcgccagtttgaaaccctcagGTCTATGGCTTTGATTGTGGGCTCAGTAACACGGGACAGTGGCTTAAGCAGGGGAATCGTCCATACAATTCCAAAGCTTGCCAATTTGATCACAAAGGTCGCTGACaagaaaagcccaaggtcgcctgacttgaggtggcacagtggatggaatgttCACCTGGAGTGCTgacgtcactggtttgaagccccaggcttgcctggtcaaggcacatgagaagcaactgctataagttgatgcttcctgctcctatctccacttttctctctttctctaaaatccatgggtaaaatcttaaaaaattaaaaaaggtccAAGGCTGTTgctttgagcaaggggacactggcaggGCCCCAGTCAAGGTACTCACAAGCTCAATGTACACtcctaaagtgaaagcaactacaagttgatgcttctcactctgtctatcccttcctgtcttgctaaaaaaaaaaatgaaagtttgaaATCGAGTTtaaagttttgcctgaccaggcggtggcgcagtggatagagcgttgtactgggatgcagaagacccaggttcgaaacccgaggtcaccggtttgagcgcgggctcatctggtttgagcaaggctcatcagcttgagcccaaggtcactggcttgagctaggggtcacttgatctgctgtagcccaccagtcaaggcacatatgagaaagcaatcaatgaacaactaaggtgctgcaacaaagaattgatgcttctcatctctctcccttcctgtctgtctgtccctatctgtccctctctctgtctctatcacacacaaaaaaaattttggctGATCtgatggtgacgcagtggataaagcttcgacctggaacactgaggtcaccagtttgaaaccctaggcttgcctggtcaaggtacatatggaagttgatgcttcctgctcctccccaccttctttctctctctcccacttctctaaaatgaacaaataaaatcttttttaaaaagtttgaaattgcctgacctgtggtggcgcagtggataaagcgtcgacctggaaatgctgaggtcgccggttcgaaaccctgggcatgcctggtcaaggcacatatgggagttgatgcttccagctcctcccccccttctctctctctgtctctcctctctctctctctctgtctctccctctcctctctaaaatgaataaataaataaaataataaaaaaagttaaaaaaaaaaagtttgaaattgagtgtaaaatttgcctgaccaggcagtggcacagtgaatatagTATCGGCCTAGAATactgtggacccaggttcaaactctTGAGCTCGCTgatttgagtgtgggttcatccggcttgagcgcggggttgccagattgagcgtgggatcatagacatgacccatggtcgctggcttgagcaagaggccactggctcagctggaacccccccatcaaggcacatatgagaagcaatcaatgaacaactaaattgtcacagctatgagtggatgcttctcatctctctcccttcctgtctctctcttaaaaagataaattaaaaaaacttgacTTGATGGCATATTAGAAATTATGCAGGACAATGCTAtgaaatggttttctttctttctttctttctttttttacagagacagagagagagagtcagagagagggatagacagggacagacagacaggaacggagagatgagaagcatcaatcatcagttttttcgttgtgacaccttagtagttcattgattgctttctcatatgtgccttgtccgcgggccttcagcagagcaagtaaccccttgcttgagccagcgactttgggctcaagctggtgagcttttgctcaaaccagatgagcccatgctcaactggcgacctcagggtctcgaacctgggtcttccgcatcccagtccgatgctctatccactgcgccaccgctatgaaatgttttttattttatttattttttatttttatttttttttaaagaagtgtctcttccttttacttttttttaatttattcattttagagaggagagagagagaaaggggagaggagcaggaagcatcaattcccatatgtgccttgaccagacaagtgcaggtttcaaactggcgacctcagcattccaggtcgacggtttatccactgggccaccacaggtcaggcgaaatgttttttaaaataatttagaaaccttacttttctaaaagagaaaaagaaaaaaaatttcttagtgTGGTCCCTGTATTGAAGACCCCGCCCCCTGCCATAGGACCCAAGGATGCTCTCCATAACCTCTGATATTGCTCCAGTTTCTTGTATATTCACACTGACTGGGAAAAATCAAGATTAtgggccctggttgggtagctcagttggttagtgttgccCTGATATGCCGAagctgcaggtttgattcccagtcagggcacgtataagaagcaaccaatgaatgcacaactaagtggaacaagaaatcgatgtttctctttctctctccctgcctctctctcaaatcaataacaaacaaacaaaccctctatgtaaaaaataaagattatgaaAAGCTTCAGTTAAGGCCTGTgaccaaatttgaaaaaaaatcccttttggTGTTTCAGATCTTGGGGCGCTCTGAATTCCAAGGGACCAGGGTCCTTCCGCCAGCCTCGGGAAGGGTGGGAGACGGAAGATGTGTGCAGCTGGGCGGGCACGGGCATGTTTTGTCTTGATAAGCACAGGAGTGGTAGGAACACTGGCTACTGATCCttatccaaaattatttttgcataCCTAAAGTATTCAcagcatcttattttaaaaagctatttgaaAGTTTTCTACACCCCTATATCTAGAATGGGGTCAAGAGTGTAGGGGTAGTATCAAAGGTGGGGAGACCTACCCTGTTCTACACATGTTGCATTTAACACCCTGAACCCCACCATTAGGTGGGCACTGTTAGGCACTGTTACCGTTTTACACACATTGAACCTGAGGCAAAGAAATTAAGCTAGGAAGCAGGGTCTGAAAACAGTGCTTCAGTTCacatggggtgggaggggcaaggcttgggggtttttttggacCTTGAAGTGGGGGGATGGTCTGTGGGATGTTTGTGATAGCTTTTGGTATAAGATCTTGAAAAGTATTTGCAAACCCtgaccaagtagctcagttggttagagcatcatcccgacatgccaaggttgaGTATTCAATCCCTGGTAAGtacacatatgagaatcaaccaatggcctgccttgtggtggcgcagtgggataaagcgtcgacctggaacactgaggtcgccagtttgaaaccccaggtttgcctggtcaaggcatatatgggagttgatgcttcctgctcctccccccttctctctcttgactctgaatttttaaaaaatcaaccaatggatacatgaatgggtggaacaacaatcCATGTTTCTcagtcccttcctctcttcctcagtTAACTAAAAAAATTTCAGGTGTATGGGGGGGGTCTGTCTTCACAGGCCTTGGGACACAGGTTTTCAAGATACCTTTGAGTGTTTGGGAGTTTCTGATTTCAGTGGGTTCTTGGGAAACATGCACATTAATGAGTTCCTGGGTAACTGAAGCAGAGAATAGGCACTTTTGTCTgggaaaaatgtattgattttagagaggaagggagacacagaaacattgatgtcgcctgacctgtgctgCCACAGTAGGTCAAGTGACAGTAGAtcaggtgttgacctggaacaaagttgccagttagaaaccctgggcttgcccggtcaaggcacatatgggagttactGTATTTTGCTTCTACAGTCTTTATCTCTCCtaaaatgaagtcttaaaaaaaaaacaaggacctggccggttggctcagtggtagagcgtcggcctggcatgcagaagtcctgggttcgattcccggccagggcacacagaagaagcgcccatcggcttctccacccctccccctctccttcctctctctctcttctcccatagcgaggctccattggagcaaagatggcccgggcgctggggatggctccttggtctaagccccaggtgctagagtggctctggtcacaacagagcgacgccccagaggggcagagcatggccccctggtgggcgtgccaggtggatcccagttgggcgcatgcgggagtctgtctgactgtctctccgtttccagcttcagaaaaatacaaaaaaaaaaaaaaaaaagcctgaccaggtggtggtgcagtggatagagcgttggactgggatgccgaggacccaggttcgagacccccgaggttgccggcttgagcgcgggatcatctggcttgaacaaaaaaaaaaaatgctcaccaactagccctggccggtttgctcagtggtagtgtcggcctggcgtgtggaagtcccgggttcgattcccggctagggcacacaggagaagcacccatctgcttctccacccctctccctctccttcctgtctgtctctctcttcccctcccgcagccaaggctccattggagcaaagatggccggggcgcaggggatggctctgtggcctctgcctcaggcgctataatggctctgctCTCAGCAGAgggaagccccggatgggcagagcattgtcccctggtgggcgtgccgggtggatcccggtcgggcgcatgcgggagtctgtctgtctccgtttccagcttcagaaaaatacaaaaaaaataaataaataaataaaaatgctcaccagcttagacccaaggtcgctggctcaagcaaggggttactcggtctgctgaaggtccgcagtcaaggcatatatgagagcaatcgatgaacaactagggtgttgcaacgaaaaactaatgattgatgcttctcatctctctctccattcctgtctgtctgtccctgtctattcctctctgtccctgtaaataaaataaaacaaaaaacaaaaacattggtctattcctgtatgtaccctgaccggggatcgaacttgTAGTTTTTGTGTATCAGGACCCtttaaccaacctagctatcccaGCAGGGTCTTGTGTGGGAATTCTACTGATCAGCAATTCTGGTGCCAGAGAAAGCCAACTGTGATTTTTCTAGGCCCCATTTCCTAGAACAAATAAGCAGTGAGAAGTTGGGCTTCCCTGGGATGCATTACAAAAGAACCTTTCCAAACCAGGAGAGCAGAGCAAGTTGATCAAACAAACTGTCGAGGTCTATGTTACTTAGGGTCTTGACTGATGTCATTCATGGGACCATTTTGTTGCAGGAACTTTGTAGTTGACTATGAGATTGTCTCAGGCCAATTgcagggagcagaggagcccCTCCTCACAAGGTAGCCACAATGCCTTTACCTGAGCCCTACACAGTGGGTTAGGCAGGATCACCTGGCTAGAAGGGCCCTTGGGGCCTGTCCCAAATAACTAGTCGACCTGGGAAGCAGGCTGCCGATACTAGCACTCACAATAAAGGGACCCACACTGTCAGTTTTGGGCAAACAGtaccataaactgggtggcttataaacaaaatttattttgtgaccagtggtggcagtgaatagtgttgacctaggacactgaggacccaggttctaaaacctgaggttgccagcttgaccacaAAAATAGCTGGCTTGAGCTCCCCAGTGTGTGGGAAACAATGAAAGTGATGCAGCTaccatgttgatgcttctcatttctctgcagcCTATCTCAAGggaagaaattttcttttctgagcTGAGGGGGGAAACAAGCTGCCTATAGCATTGTAAGGGTCCTGCCCTTATAACCTAATTTAACCTGTCACCACTCAAAGGCTTCCCTTCCCAAAACCATGACATTGGGGAGGGCTCCAATGTATATACTGAGAGGACTTAATCTGTACATAAATGTAATGTCCCATTTAGGTTGTCCTGGAACTTGTAATCTGTTGCTACTTGGTCAGGTGGAAGCCTCACAAACAGCTagaggtaaaataaaaaacaaaaaaaatccaggacCAGGCTCAGGCCACCTTACCACTGAATTCCTGGGCCTGAGGGCTTGACCAACTGTCGTCAATGGTTGCGTATGCCCATTACCGTCAACAGAAAAAATGTCCAATTCCCAAGAGGCTGAAGTACACAGGTTAAATGACTCACCTAAAGTCAAACagctcattggccctggccagttgctcagtggtagaacattgcccGGCATGTTGATGTCCCAGATttgaattctggtcagggcacacatatttgatcatctgcttctccacccctctattttcctcctccccagcagcagccagggctccattggagccaagttggccctgggaactgagaatggcaccatggccttgcctcaggcactaaaatggctctggctacaaAGGAGCATTGCCCCAAATGGGCAGTGTTGCACCCTAGTAGGtctgccgggtagatcccagttgggcacatcgcagtctgtctctctgcctcccagtttttcacttaataaacCCATAGTATGCCTGAGGTGTCTGTATACCTAAACCAGACCCAACTTGAGGCCCTACCCTTCAGCAATCCCTGCTCCCCCAACTAAATTCTTTGCTCAAAGCCGCCCTTCCCAATCTTCCTGTTTTTAAATTACACTGGATGAGTAAGGAAAAAGCAGTACCAATAGATTTATTTTCAGGTCTTATCTTTTTAATCAGCTCCATGAAGGACATACTAAACGCTACATGAAACAcaacagaatattttttcttccagtattaaaaaaaatgacaatcacaagtattttaagaaaattctatATTATCAGGGCAGTGatcttcagtaaaaaaaaacataacaaaaaacccCTCTAGTAATTGTTCTTCATTTCTTAGTTGCATTTGGAAATTTCCTAACCATAATAAACACTCTGTATGAGTTTTTAGATGTCCCTAGATACACTATTTCTGGGGGGGAATATCAGTCTGGTCAAACATTTTTTTAGGGGGGTGTCCAGAATCAATCCTGTGAGATCAAACTCAAAACTTGGAAAAATACCAGACAACAAATGTCCCAGAATTGTctttaaatgggaggaaaaaaattaaaaatacatggagCTTCCTAAAAGGTCTTTAACAAGCTACCTTGGGAGCTCAGTTCAAAAATAGAAGTTGGTGTATTAAAACAGATGTTTCAGTGCAGCTCCCAAACTCTATAAATACAGCCATTTGGAAGGACAATTCTGGATCAGAAGTTTTATTCCTTGTGTATCTGAGAACAGTAAGAAGAATTCTCATGTTAGGAACAGTCTGACACAACTCTTGGGGTTTAAGGATATATATACTTAGATTGACAACAGAGATAGCACATCTCCATGCACAGCAGATTACAGGGTAGACGTTTTTCAGATACCCCCCCTGCCCCTTGCCAAGCAGACTAGCCCTGACAGGcacctgagagaaagggaggcttAAGAATAGTGTCAAGTGGGCCAGGTGAGGTATGTGCAGGCAGAAAGAAAGGGCTAGGAACATGGGAAAGCTGGTTGGCAGAGGCCTGTTCAATGACAACATACACGTCTCACCTACATTAGGTGTGCATGCCTCTTCTCAGTTGTCATAATTGTCTCTGTAACTTCCTCCTGAGTAGCGGTCATAACCACCCTGGCTTCTGGGAAAAAATACAAGTGTTACAGGATGTATTAAGACACCCACAGACAATACTGCAAACTGTCTTTACACATCCCATCACATTTTACGTTTTACAAACTTTAATATGTATACTGAGTATCTTAAGCATACAAACATAGAACCACATAATTATAATTTACACATAGCATGCTAAATCACACCAAATGCTAATACCAACAaagtataataaagaatataGTTATCACATACTGCAATTATATCTTACAATTAATACATTACACATAACTCAAATTTTGCtcatatatttttccagttttgacACAACTTGTAAAACAAACACCAGTGACTTATATACTTAAGGCAGTCCAGCTCTTAAGGAGATAAAAGCAGGACCACCAGAGTGTCCCAACCCCTCGAGTACCCACCTGCCACCATAGTCTCTGGACCTTCCATATCCGTATCCATATCCTCCAGGTCGACTGTCATACCTGCCACTCCCGTAGCCCTGGTCCCCACCACCTATGGCAGAAAGATTTAAACTGCAACTGTCCAGACATAGGCCAGTAACAGTTGGCTCTCCCTTGCACACCCCGATCAAACTTACCCTTATACTTACCTCTAGAGTAGCCGCGACCACGCCCATGGGTCCCAAAGGCACCCCCTCTGGTTCCCCGGGCCGACTTGCCTGCGTGATCTACACGGATCTGGCGACCATCCAGAGACTAGGTGAGGAGACACAAAGAGGATTGGTTGGTGGTCACACAGGGAAGCGGTGAGGAAAGAGTGGGCAGGGCAGGTGGGCCTAAGAGCCCAGAAACTCCTACTGGGCACCAGGTTCTGGGTGCCATGTTCCAGGACAAGCTCCTTTGACCAGAATGGCCTTATCAGGAGCTATAGAATCCCACAAAATGACCTGAATCCACCGTGTTCCCCTGCTACTACTTACATCTTGACTGAACTCAGGTGagtcctcctccccactcctctaaGCTGCCCGACTATTAGGGCTAGATAGACACCTCTCTTGGTTTGAGGCTTCAGAGTCCATCCCAGAAGACTCACGAGGTCCTCTCCGGGCCAGGCCCGCAGTCTGCAGACTCTACTACCTAAGCCCAGGGCAGGTCAACAATCCACGGGTGGCTTCTCGGCCTCATGCAGGACCAGTCGTCGCCTCCCAGGAAGCCCGGCTCTGTCTGCCGCTGCCCTCCACCCCCTAGAACAGAAGGCAGTCACGCTCCTGTGAGTGGGCACTGTGGGGCTTGGTGGCCGCGCTGCCCCTAGCAGACACAgagggaaaaacagaaagaatggtGGAAGTGGTAGAGATGGGGACAAGGCCCCTAATGCAGGTAGAAGGCCTCACCTCTCCATTCATGGCTCTCATGGCATCTGAGGCATGCTCTGGATTGGTGAAGGTAATGAAGCCAAAACCCCGGGATCGCTGCGTCTCCCGGTCCTTGACAACGACCACTGGGGGAATAAAAAGATaggtaagaaaaaaatgacatatatcAGGTAGAGAACGGACCCCATGCACTAATCCTCCATTAAGTTATCAGAtctaccctggctggatagctcagatggCTAATGttctcccaatatgccaaggttgagggttcgattcctggtcagggcacacacaggagtcaagtaataaataagtgaatcaacaaagcatgtctttctctaaaaaatcattTAGAGAAAAGTATCCTTTTCCAAAACCTGAGCAAAACATGAAGACCTGGGGCCCTGACTTCACTCTCAACGTTTGTTGAAACGCAAGGGCAGCAGACTTCCTGTCACCATCCCCCATCATGGATCTGGCCCACGTCTTACCCTCAGAAATTGGCCCGAAGCTACTGAAGTGATCTTCCAGAGCCTGCTCATCGGTGTTGAAGTTGAGCCCTCCAACGAAGAGCTTCCCTTCTTCAGAAGACATAGCAATGGATTTGAGTCCTGTGGGGAGGATATGGAAAAGGATGAAAGAACAGTGGAAGTGGGAGGGAGAAAGACTGAAGAAGGAAGAGGTTGAAGAGATAAAGACAAAAGGGAGAACAGAAAATAGACACGAGAAACTAAATATAAAGCGTAACTAAGGAGAAACCAAGAAGGCAGGCCAGAAAGACGAAATTTACGGCGAAAGATCAGCGAGGTAGCCATTTGGGGCTTCCTCGCGCATGCCCACATCTTTTGCCACCACGCCCGTCATTTTGTGCCGCCGCGCAGGCCCAGAACAGCCAGGCGTTCACTTTGCGCCCGCATAACAAGATGGCGGCAGTCACGTGGGGAAAAAAGCCGGcccgcctctcctccccccaccccgccgcgGGTCTCGGCCGCCGCGTGGTCACTCCCGCCACCAACGCCGCCAACCGCTCCCGGAGCTCCTCGTACTTACTACAGCGCATCAGTCTCCCACCAAACCAAAAGTTTGACCTCGGAGCACGGGACCCGCCCGCCCCGAAGAAGCCTAAGGCTACGTGTCCGAGGTCGCTACTCTTCCTACTTGTAGGCTTTGCTTGTAGGCCGACGCGGCGCACAGCAGTGAGACGAGCAGAGGCCACTCCTTAAATCAGAAACCGCTTACCTGTAAGTTAAGTAAAAGGCAGATGGAGAGTTACCACCGAAGAGCAGAACGACTGAGGAGGTTGTCGCGCGGGAAGACGCTTAATAAAGCGTACGTAGTGTACACGTCACTGAATATCCCCCCCCGCGCGGGCTCATTGGCTGAGGCCAGCGAGGGGCGGGGTAGGAGGAACGGACGCCAGGGCAAAGGAAGCGAAGCGCCCCAGCATGCTTCCGGGAACCGAGGCGAGCTTTTTGTGGTCGGGGCACTATGACGTAAGCATCCTGTGCTCACGAACCTTTTCGCTCTCATATCCCTTTGCATTCCTGCCCTTACTTCCTTGACGTCATTTCCCCATTGGTTCCAACAATTTTCTCACTATCTCAGTGGTCTTTTTCTAGGTCTCTGACGACATAATTACCGTCCTCTGATAACCTCCGATTCCTTCACCTTCTAGTCCTCTAGCCTCGTATTTCTGGAAGGCCCTGTGTTTTCTACCCCAAGGACCTGATGTTTAACCCCCTACTTAACCTGACATCATCACCCTTATAGATCCTACATTTTATCAGTGTCTAATCTTGACCTCTAcattttcttctctgtgcccAACATCTAGCCGCGTGTCATGGTTCTTTATTTGActttagctatttatttatttattaattattattattttttttttagagagagggacagacagtaagggagagagatcagaagtatcaacttgtaattatggcaccttagttgttcattgattgctttctcatatgtgccttgagggggaggccctccagctgagctagtgaccctttcctcaagacggcaactttgggctcaagccagtgacctcgtggcTTTGAGCCTGGGTCGTCTGTGTCCCAGGTGGATgcactattcactgtgctactccctggtcaggcacagactTCAGTTCTTATT from Saccopteryx leptura isolate mSacLep1 chromosome X, mSacLep1_pri_phased_curated, whole genome shotgun sequence includes:
- the RBM3 gene encoding RNA-binding protein 3 isoform X2, with protein sequence MSSEEGKLFVGGLNFNTDEQALEDHFSSFGPISEVVVVKDRETQRSRGFGFITFTNPEHASDAMRAMNGESLDGRQIRVDHAGKSARGTRGGAFGTHGRGRGYSRGGGDQGYGSGRYDSRPGGYGYGYGRSRDYGGSQGGYDRYSGGSYRDNYDN
- the RBM3 gene encoding RNA-binding protein 3 isoform X1; protein product: MSSEEGKLFVGGLNFNTDEQALEDHFSSFGPISEVVVVKDRETQRSRGFGFITFTNPEHASDAMRAMNGESLDGRQIRVDHAGKSARGTRGGAFGTHGRGRGYSRGGGDQGYGSGRYDSRPGGYGYGYGRSRDYGGRSQGGYDRYSGGSYRDNYDN